ATACTTCGACATAACAAATTTTTTCGGCATGTAATCGCACTCCCGGAAATAGGGTTATCCCCAGAGGAAAGAATCTATGCAGAAATCGGCGCGCGGTGTCTGCCTGGCAATGGCGGCCGGGCTGCTGGCGATCCACGGCGCGGGGGCGGAGCCCTACCGCCACGCTCCCACCGGGATCGTCTTCCCGGATAGGCTGGCCGGGCTCGAAAAAAAGGCGGATATAACCGACTTCGAGCCGGACTACCCCGGCTTCGGCATCAGCGTCGGATACAACGGACCGGGCATCACGGTTACGGTGTACCTCTACACGCTGGGGATAAAGCGCATTCCCGCCGGCCCGGATTCTTCGATCCTGAAGGAAGAATTACAACATGCGGAGGGCGACATCACGACCATGGAGGAGAGGGGTAGCTATGCCAACGTGAAGAAGATCTCCGAAGGCAAGGCCCCGCTGAACGTAAACGGTTCCGGGCCGGTAGCCCTCTACGCCTACTACCGCTACACGCAGAACGGAAAATCCCGCGTGTCCTATCTCTACCTGACGGGGTTCCGCAACCACTTCCTCAAGATTCGTTTCACCTACGACAAGGACGTTCGGCTGACCGCCGAAAGAACCCGGATACAATTCCTGGAGGAGTTCAGCCGCATCCTCGGTGCCGGTGCCGAGGAAACGCCCAAGCAGGAAGTCCCGGCGCCCAAGTGATCGGATTATCTCTTGTCGCTGGATGGCGAAAACGAATCGGCATTCTGAAACATATCTTGAAGCAGTGATGCGACGGACTCCGAATATGCTGGTTGCCTTGATTATATGGGCTATCGGCTCCTCACTGCTGGCTTTGATATATCTGCTTTCACTCAACTATACCGTCATCGTTGCGGCCCTCATCGTGATAGCCGTCGCGTTAATCGGCAGTGTCGCCGCATATGCCGCGAACCGCCGACGATGGGCTTGTTTTGCCGCTGGGGTCCCGGCGTTCTTGGCCGTTTGCTGGTTCCTGATCTTTGTCGTAGTCTATTTTTTCCGTTCCGCTTAAAGCAATCTGACAGCCTGGTCTGCCCCGCTGCCGGGAATAGATCCCCTTGACTATGTAGCCCATGTGGGCTACCTTTATCCCGTAACGATGGAGGATGAATATGAGCAGAACCGCCACAGTCAGAGCGCGAATCGAGCCGGACCTGAAGGCCGACGTGGAGAAGGTGCTCGATCGTGTAGGCTTGAGCACAACGGAGGCGATCAACCTGTTCTACCGTCAGATCCGTCTGCGCCACGGGCTCCCCTTCCCCGTCGAGATCCCGAACGAGACCACGCGGCGGACCTTTGAAGCGACCGACCGCGGAGAGGATCTCCATGCATACGGGAGTCTCGATGAAATGTTCGCGGCGCTCGACAAATGTTGAAGCTCAAAACCACGACCCGTTTCGAGAAGGACTACAAAAAGGCCCGGACATCGGGCCGAGACATGTTCCGGCTCAAGCGGGTCATGACGTGGATCGCCGACGAGGAGCCCCTCCCGCCCGAGCTACATGACCACAAGCTCATCGGGAATTATCGAGGTCGACGGGAATGTCACCTCGCCGGCGACTGGCTCCTCATTTACAAGATCGAAGATGACAGCGTTATCTTCGAGCGCACGGGAAGCCACTCCGATTTGCTGAGGAAGTAGGCGCGGATATCGCACCGCAGGCTATTCGCCGCCAGCGCGCCGAAACCCTCGGCGCGGGCGTTCGATAAAAGAGAAGACTAAGCTACTTCTCCCAGTTCTCGACCTGCAGATCCGGAACGCGGCGGAATTCCCGCTCGTTGTTGGTTACCAGCGTCAGCCCCAAAGCCAGCGCGTGCGCCGCAATCATGGTGTCGAGCGGTCCGATACGTTTACCCCGAGCTTCGAGTTCCGACCGGATACGGCCGTATCGGTCGGCAACCTGGTCGTCGTACGGCATCACCGTCATGGGTGTCATAAACTCGGCCAACGCCAGCTTGTTCTGCTTGGGGGCGGCGCTCTTGGCCACCCCGTACTCGAGCTCGCTCAGCGTAATCGCAGAGACGCAGACGTCGTCAGGCCGCAACCTTGTCAGCCTGCGCAACAAGTGGGGAGAGCGTTTCCGGATCAACTCGATGCAGATATCGGTATCGAGCATGAACCGCATCACAGGCTTTTTCGTTCCTGCTGCTCGGGCTGAACACGGCGCGTCATGAAATCGTCCGAAAACTTGTCCAAGCTGTTCACCAGGGGCCCCCAAGGACTTTCTTTCGAGAAGAGAATGACGATGTCCTCAAACTTTTTTACATACACCTCGTCCCCTCGAAACCTGCACTCTTTCGGCAGACGCACGGCTTGGCTCCGGCCGTTCTCGAACAGTTTCGCTGTTTTCATGGCTGTCTCCTTGGTATCTATCATGATAGATACCATTTTGGCGCAGCGGCCGTCAATGTCATACTCCGCCGAACGACTATGTCGACTCCGCTCATTCCCCCTTTGTGGTGAGAAGCAAAGAGCAGAGAGCATGGGGCATAGGAGGGTTCAGGGTTCAGGAAAACAGGAAAGAGCATGGGGCAGAGCATAGAAAAAGCCACGGCCCCCTTGGGGTTCAGGGGGGAAGCAGGGAAGAGCGTAAATCCGTCATTGCGAGCGAAGCGAAGCAATCTCCATATATTTGAACTGCTCCAGAGATTGCTTCGTCGCTAAAGCTCCTCGCAATGACCTCAAATATCCCGGGCCCTATGCTTACCCAAAACCCTTTCCCTATCTGTGTAAACCTGCCTGCCGGCAGGCAGGTCTGTGGACTGCTTCCGAGGCCGAGGTGGTGGGTTCCTGAACCCTCACTTTCCCTATACTCCATGCCCTATGCTCCTATGATTGACAGCGGCCCATCGATCAGGCTATTGTAGTATGACTACGCTATCGATGGAGGTATCGGCATGCATTCAGTCGTTCTGTCGCCCAAATATCAGGTGGTCATCCCCCGCCCGGTGCGCAAGGCCATGAACCTTCGCCCCGGCCAGAAGCTGCAGGTACTCGAATACGAAGGCCGCATCGAGCTGATCCCCGATCGGGACGTCGCCGAGCTGCGGGGATTCCTGAAAGGGATCGATACCGGCTTCGAGCGCGAGGGGGACCGGGTATGAACCTGGTGGATTCCTCGGCGTGGTTGGAGTACTTCGCCGACGGTCCCAACGCCTCTCACTTCGCGCCCGTGGTGCAGCAGCCCGACCGGCTGATCGTGCCCGCCGTCGTCATCTACGAGGTCTTCAAGGTTGTTTTGAGGGAATCGGGCGAAAACGCGGCCATGCAGGTATGCGGCGCGATGCAGAAGGGCCGGGTCGTCGATCTCGACCTCAAGCTGGCCCTGGCGGCCGGCAAACTGAGTCTCGCCCTTTCCCTGCCCATGGCCGATGCCATGATCCTGGCGACCGCGCGCGAGTTAGGCGCAACGATCTGGACCCTGGACGCGGACTTCCGGGAGATCCCCGGCGTGAAATATTTCCCCAAGAAGTGACGGGAACAGCCGCTATATATTACTGTTATCTCTGCAATATATGCAGAAGTAATAATGCCAGAAATCCTGAAATCTTTTGTTCTCGAAGTATTGTGAGAATTCCTAAATATTTTCCCAATTGAATGATTTTTGCATTAAGGAGACAAGCAAATGACAAACATAGAAATCGTCACTATCCTTGCCCTCATCCTTAACCTGGGCGCATTAATTGTTGTAGCCATACAAACCCATTTAACCGGCAAAGCACTTCGCTCAGCGACCATTTCCACTACTTTGTCAATAAAAACTATGCAGGTCAATATGCTTCCGAGTGCAGGATGGCTAATAGATATTACTTGCAAATTTAATTCCTGGATTAAAAATCTTAATGATACTATTAATATTTGCAGAAATATTGAGCTTACAAAAGATGCAAATCATCTAGAGAAACTTGCCAATGACAGCAGTATATATTGTACTGGACTGCTTCATTCGCAATTTAGAAAACATGCTCCCCTATGGCTCATTAACATTGGTATCGCTGGGGCTCAATATTATTATAATGCAAAATCATTACAAACTTGCCTATGGCTTCCTTCTAAAAATACCCCTAATTTTGAACTTATCCCACCATTTATTCAAAGATGCGAAGATTCAATCTACTGGCTCAATGAATTATTGACCTTTTTAGATGATGTAATACCAAAAGCATATTTAAATGCCCCTGCTAGTATAAATGAAGATAGATTCTTTCTATAGATATCGAGTAGAAGGCCCACACAGTACATCCATATTTCTCTCTCCTTGCGCGTACTGACGAATAGCAGAAGGTGCTGCTTCCTATCGCAAGCAACACTGCGGTATACTCCATTCGCGATCTTATCTACGATTGCTCGATGTAGTGGGTGACTCATGCGTCTCTCTCCTCTGCCGAACAGCCTACTGAGCAGTCCTTCTCGGAGGGATGGTCCTTCTGGCTGTTTTGGGGGCTTGCACCACTGGTCCCTGCCAGAACTGATTTATCTCGGACCATAATCAGTAACCTCCCTATGCGCCCGTTTCAGCCCATCGAGAACGTCGCAGCGCCGCCCACGACGAGACCATCGGGCCCCTCGCCGTCGAGCCGGGTTGTTTTTTATGCCCGGAAGGGTTACCATCGTAAATAAAACAGTTTCCGGGGAGCGCGCCAATCGCAGTAACCAAGGACGTGGTATGAAAGAAAAATTAACGAGAATCGTGACGGCAGGTTGCGTGTTGGCAGGACTTTTATTAGTGGCCGCACCGGTTACGTCGGGCGCCGATCCCGAAGAGTATTTCGAATACGAATTGACATACATAGGCGGCACGTATCAGGTCACTATCACCGGTTACCTCGGTCCGGGCGGGTACGTGCAAATTCCGGACAGGATTGAAGGCTACTGGGTCGTCACCATCGCTTCAGCCGCTTTCGAAGGGAACACCGCTCTACTCGGTGTTTCAATCCCCGACACCGTGGGCACTATCGGGTCCGGTGCATTCCGGGGTTGCACCGGCCTCACGAGCGTTACCATACCGGATTGGGTCTTAACGATCGAGGAGGGAGCGTTTGCGAGTTGCACCAACTTAACGAACATTACGGTCAATCCTCTCAACCGAACGTTCTACAGCGTCAGCGGGGTATTATTCACAAGAAAAGATCTGCTGAATCAAATTAAACTTGTTCAATTTCCGGGGGGCAAAGCCGGGCATTATGACATACCCGATGGTGTGACCCACATATTGCCGGAAGCTTTTTGTGGCAGTTCGAGTTTGACCACCGCCACAGTTCCCGCCGGCCTTACCACAATCGAAGGCGGAGCGTTCCGGGAATGCCCTCAGCTTACCGGCCTTTATTTCAAAGGACCCGCTCCCGGCTCCGGAGAGGATGCGACTGTTTTCGAAGGGTCCGACACTGTCGTGCTGTATCGTTTGGCTGCCAGCAGCGGCTGGCCGGCGATAGGGGACTTGTGGGACGATCGCCCGACGGCATTATGGAGTGGAATAATACCGACGCCGACGGCCACCCCGGCCCCTACCCCGTTCAACGCCGTCGACAGCGGCGATTATGACGGCGACGGGACCTCCGACATCGGGATCTTCCGGCCCGAGACCGGCTTGTGGGGCATTCGAAGCGTCAGCAGCTTCTATTTCGGGGGACCGGGAGACCTGCCGGTCAGCGGCGACTACGGCAACGACGGAACGTCCGACCCGGCGATATTTCGTCCGACCACGGGGTTGTGGATCGTCCGGGGGATCACCCGGGCTTATTTCGGGGGCG
The Candidatus Zixiibacteriota bacterium DNA segment above includes these coding regions:
- a CDS encoding type II toxin-antitoxin system RelB/DinJ family antitoxin; this translates as MSRTATVRARIEPDLKADVEKVLDRVGLSTTEAINLFYRQIRLRHGLPFPVEIPNETTRRTFEATDRGEDLHAYGSLDEMFAALDKC
- a CDS encoding type II toxin-antitoxin system YafQ family toxin; amino-acid sequence: MLKLKTTTRFEKDYKKARTSGRDMFRLKRVMTWIADEEPLPPELHDHKLIGNYRGRRECHLAGDWLLIYKIEDDSVIFERTGSHSDLLRK
- a CDS encoding type II toxin-antitoxin system VapC family toxin, which translates into the protein MRFMLDTDICIELIRKRSPHLLRRLTRLRPDDVCVSAITLSELEYGVAKSAAPKQNKLALAEFMTPMTVMPYDDQVADRYGRIRSELEARGKRIGPLDTMIAAHALALGLTLVTNNEREFRRVPDLQVENWEK
- the vapB gene encoding type II toxin-antitoxin system VapB family antitoxin codes for the protein MKTAKLFENGRSQAVRLPKECRFRGDEVYVKKFEDIVILFSKESPWGPLVNSLDKFSDDFMTRRVQPEQQERKSL
- a CDS encoding AbrB/MazE/SpoVT family DNA-binding domain-containing protein — protein: MHSVVLSPKYQVVIPRPVRKAMNLRPGQKLQVLEYEGRIELIPDRDVAELRGFLKGIDTGFEREGDRV
- a CDS encoding type II toxin-antitoxin system VapC family toxin, which produces MNLVDSSAWLEYFADGPNASHFAPVVQQPDRLIVPAVVIYEVFKVVLRESGENAAMQVCGAMQKGRVVDLDLKLALAAGKLSLALSLPMADAMILATARELGATIWTLDADFREIPGVKYFPKK
- a CDS encoding leucine-rich repeat domain-containing protein, whose translation is MKEKLTRIVTAGCVLAGLLLVAAPVTSGADPEEYFEYELTYIGGTYQVTITGYLGPGGYVQIPDRIEGYWVVTIASAAFEGNTALLGVSIPDTVGTIGSGAFRGCTGLTSVTIPDWVLTIEEGAFASCTNLTNITVNPLNRTFYSVSGVLFTRKDLLNQIKLVQFPGGKAGHYDIPDGVTHILPEAFCGSSSLTTATVPAGLTTIEGGAFRECPQLTGLYFKGPAPGSGEDATVFEGSDTVVLYRLAASSGWPAIGDLWDDRPTALWSGIIPTPTATPAPTPFNAVDSGDYDGDGTSDIGIFRPETGLWGIRSVSSFYFGGPGDLPVSGDYGNDGTSDPAIFRPTTGLWIVRGITRAYFGGANDLPVPGDYDGDGRCDPGIFRRSSGLWSIRGFTRCYFGTTEDAPIPGYFSGDRPKNIAVFRPTTGLWAVRGLTRFYFGTSGDVGLAMDPVGTGTDSATIFRGGDGLWASRNLTRFYFGAGGDCPVPGDYDGGGSSDAALMRPASMLWVVRNLTQAYFGRDGDLPVTGRPCRPLTPTPTSSPSPTPHTGTPTPSPTSTPITPTPTPSVTPTGVGVTLGVGVG